The following are encoded together in the Chanodichthys erythropterus isolate Z2021 chromosome 16, ASM2448905v1, whole genome shotgun sequence genome:
- the LOC137003758 gene encoding GTPase IMAP family member 4-like, with protein sequence MDRLVSLSPAHHKPVQQDSALQTDTEAENMSNEGSKIPHSDQRKSSSINSNKRKRPAQTSQGSFCSDQYTINPAPNELRLVLLGKTGAGKSATGNTILGDRRFDDGLSMSSVTKECKRECATVEERELVLVDTPGFFDTNLTDEELKQEVIHCLALSSPGPHAFLLVVPIERFTEEQQRTIDIILEMFHEDVTHHTILIFSHADRLRGESIEEFISRQNQKVQELVERFGSRFVAFDNTNPTNRDQVSRLLRRVDKLLTRNENRHFTSSITEVMQEAQKIIEKKMQAERMKKIEKEVKKLADDRWRSIIVSMNEERQDIERKRKRIQKRIDWIEKDIKKEEQNARPIPARLKRFRASLKREQDNMRSLEEREMEEEAERTERKEIEKKDLEIWKKEEEQRRLSEEGQNSVLSPDNIKLLIMLSMFMLQVGVGYAPALLAVLFPAAPAVEVGFTAEYLASLLGFGAAESGSYFGTVAGAAVKAASVKLAALKQCCIQ encoded by the exons ATGGACAGATTAGTTTCTCTAAGTCCTGCCCATCATAAACCAGTCCAACAAGACAGTGCACTTCAGACCGACACCGAAGCAGAAAACATGTCCAACGAAG GATCAAAGATTCCGCACAGTGATCAGAGGAAGAGTTCCAGCATAAACTCAAACAAGAGGAAGAGACCTGCTCAAACCTCCCAAGGTTCATTTTGCAGCGATCAGTACACAATAAATCCAGCACCGAATGAACTGCGCCTGGTTCTGCTGGGAAAAACAGGAGCAGGAAAAAGTGCGACAGGAAACACCATCCTGGGAGACAGACGCTTTGATGATGGATTGAGCATGAGCTCGGTCACAAAAGAGTGCAAGAGAGAATGTGCGACGGTGGAGGAAAGAGAGCTGGTTCTTGTGGACACACCTGGGTTTTTTGACACAAATTTGACTGATGAAGAATTAAAACAAGAAGTAATTCATTGCCTGGCTTTGAGTTCTCCAGGTCCTCATGCCTTTCTGCTCGTCGTACCGATAGAGCGATTCACAGAGGAGCAGCAGCGCACCATAGACATAATTCTGGAGATGTTTCATGAGGACGTCACTCATCACACCATCCTCATATTCTCCCACGCAGATAGACTTCGAGGAGAATCCATTGAAGAGTTTATTTCAAGACAAAATCAGAAAGTGCAGGAGCTTGTGGAGAGATTTGGGAGCCGTTTTGTGGCTTTTGACAACACCAACCCTACAAACCGAGATCAGGTGAGTCGACTCCTGCGGAGGGTTGACAAGCTGCTCACTCGAAATGAGAACCGTCACTTCACCAGTTCAATCACAGAAGTGATGCAGGAAGCCCAGAAGATAATAGAGAAGAAAATGCAAGCTGAAAGAATGAAGAAAATTGAGAAAGAGGTTAAGAAACTGGCTGATGATCGATGGCGTTCAATTATTGTGTCCATGAATGAAGAGAGGCAAGACATAGAGAGAAAAAGGAAACGTATACAAAAGAGGATTGATTGGATCGAGAAGGATATAAAGAAAGAAGAGCAGAATGCGAGACCGATTCCAGCTAGACTGAAACGGTTCAGAGCATCTCTGAAGAGAGAGCAGGATAACATGAGAAGTTTGGAGGAAAGAGAGATGGAGGAGGAGGCGGAGAGAACTGAAAGAAAAGAGATAGAAAAGAAAGACTTGGAAATCTGGAAGAAAGAAGAGGAGCAGAGAAGACTGAGTGAAGAAGGGCAGAACAGTGTTCTTTCTCCAGATAATATTAAATTGCTGATTATGCTGTCCATGTTCATGCTGCAGGTCGGAGTTGGATATGCACCTGCGCTCTTAGCGGTTCTGTTCCCTGCAGCTCCAGCTGTGGAAGTCGGATTTACTGCTGAGTATTTGGCCAGCTTGCTCGGGTTTGGAGCTGCAGAAAGTGGGAGTTATTTTGGGACAGTCGCTGGAGCTGCAGTGAAAGCTGCATCTGTAAAGCTGGCAGCACTGAAACAATGCTGCATTCAGTGA
- the LOC137003143 gene encoding inositol-3-phosphate synthase 1-A-like: MQVRINSADVKYTEKHIESRYRYHTASVCRDGDEFTVTPSSTEFTFRTERTVPRLGVMLVGWGGNNGTTVTAAVLANKLGLTWKTKTGVKKANYYGSLLESSTVCLGSGPDGEVYVPFRDLLPMVHPNDIVFDGWDISSLDLGRAMERAQVLDWSLQEKLRPLMDQLKPRPSIYIPEFIAANQEFRADHLIRGTKAEQVAQIRRDICDFRQKSGIDKVIVLWTANTERFCDVIPGVNDTAENLLNTIETGGEVSPSTMFAVASILEGCAYINGSPQNTFVPGAVDLAIQRGVFISGDDFKSGQTKIKSVLVDFLVSAGIKPTSIVSYNHLGNNDGLNLSAPQQFRSKEISKSNVVDDIVRSNPILYQPGEKPDHCVVIKYVPYVGDSKRAMDEYTSEIMMGGTNTIAMHNTCEDSLLASPIILDLVILTELCQRITFCTREDPVFQSFHSVLSLLSFLLKAPLVPQGAPVVNAFFRQRACIENVMRACLGLPPQNHMQLEHKMEKSFMHSEENHIHHPVLINGKIDHISAYQSAKYIEIKSHEKMQHSVS; this comes from the exons atgcaaGTTCGTATCAACAGCGCTGATGTGAAATACACTGAGAAACACATCGAGTCTCGGTACCGTTACCACACTGCGTCTGTGTGTCGAGATGGAGACGAGTTCACT GTGACGCCGTCCAGCACCGAGTTCACCTTCCGCACCGAGAGGACGGTGCCCAGGCTGGGCGTGATGCTGGTGGGATGGGGTGGGAATAACGGGACCACGGTCACAGCTGCTGTCCTGGCCAATAAACTGGGTCTGACCTGGAAAACCAAGACCGGAGTGAAG AAAGCGAATTACTACGGCTCATTGCTGGAATCTTCCACGGTGTGTTTGGGATCCGGACCTGACGGAGAGGTTTACGTTCCCTTCAGAGATCTGCTGCCGATGGTGCATCCAAATGACATCGTTTTTGACG GCTGGGATATCTCGTCTCTGGATCTCGGCAGAGCCATGGAGCGCGCTCAGGTTCTGGACTGGAGCCTGCAAGAGAAGCTCCGCCCACTTATGGACCAGCTTAAGCCCCGACCATCCATCTACATCCCAGAATTCATTGCTGCCAACCAGGAGTTCAGGGCTGATCACCTTATCAGAGGAACCAAAGCAGAACAG GTGGCACAGATCCGCAGAGACATCTGTGACTTCAGACAGAAGAGCGGCATTGATAAAGTCATCGTTCTCTGGACCGCAAACACCGAGAGATTCTGTGACGTCATTCCAGGCGTCAATGACACTGCGGAGAATCTGCTGAACACCATTGAG ACGGGAGGGGAAGTGTCTCCTTCCACCATGTTTGCGGTGGCCAGTATTCTGGAGGGTTGTGCGTACATTAACGGATCCCCGCAGAACACGTTTGTGCCCGGAGCCGTGGATCTGGCCATCCAGCGCGGAGTCTTCATCAGTGGAGACGACTTCAAATCCGGCCAGACTAAAATCAAATCTGTTCTGGTGGACTTCCTGGTCAGTGCGGGAATCAAG CCAACTTCTATAGTGAGTTATAATCATCTCGGCAACAACGACGGGCTCAATCTGTCGGCGCCGCAGCAGTTTCGATCTAAAGAGATCTCAAAGAGTAACGTGGTGGATGATATAGTGCGGTCCAACCCGATACTGTACCAGCCCGGAGAGAAACCTGACCACTGT GTGGTTATTAAATATGTGCCCTATGTGGGCGACAGCAAGCGTGCGATGGATGAGTACACCTCCGAGATCATGATGGGCGGAACCAACACCATCGCTATGCACAACACCTGCGAG GACTCTCTGCTGGCCAGTCCCATCATCTTGGATCTGGTGATCCTGACAGAACTGTGTCAGAGAATCACATTCTGCACTCGGGAGGATCCAGTTTTCCAGAGTTTCCACAGCGTCCTGTCGCTGCTCAGCTTCCTCCTCAAAGCCCCTCTCGTGCCACAGGGGGCGCCGGTGGTCAACGCGTTCTTCCGGCAGCGTGCGTGCATCGAAAACGTCATGAG GGCGTGTCTCGGCCTCCCGCCTCAGAATCACATGCAGCTGGAACACAAGATGGAGAAGAGCTTCATGCATTCAGAGGAAAACCACATCCATCATCCTGTCCTCATCAATGGAAAGATCGACCACATCAGCGCTTATCAGTCGGCCAAATACATCGAGATTAAAAGTCACGAGAAGATGCAGCACTCAGTCTCATAG
- the LOC137003005 gene encoding ankyrin repeat domain-containing protein 34B has protein sequence MSGTLTPGMTEPAGFLMDGSPLITAAQLGKLRLVRLLVEGGAQVNERNQRGETPLLAACRALRADQSGTTMLRLIQFLLGNQADPNIQDKTGRTALMYACMERAGAEVVAALIAAGADPSMEDYSGASALVYAINAHDQDTLTVLLDACRARGRDIIIIATDLSCDGSSVTRRYLNVPPSPDTSPVSCMSPSDIELKTNSPNSDGENIFNFRAGGSPVLPRSKSRQRLHSEPWLAIQNLAHLSQTYEKSLEEAVKEENEEENEDKHSLSRCFQSEKADLKLRAAGTRCRNPSERLQSRRSTLPDLLQPPSLKLTLSGSDTHLHQEASRFPSIYRTSSLFLAPPDRLHDFHTGNKKSSREQLRSQAHSSFLPPLPVGSGVNVSVFREPIPASLALSPSRRHSVQLQTGSSEETL, from the coding sequence ATGTCTGGGACTTTGACTCCAGGCATGACGGAGCCGGCGGGTTTCCTGATGGACGGGAGTCCGCTCATCACCGCCGCTCAGCTGGGCAAACTGCGCTTAGTTCGTCTGCTGGTGGAAGGAGGCGCTCAGGTCAACGAGAGGAACCAGAGAGGAGAGACGCCGCTGCTGGCCGCCTGCCGAGCTCTCCGCGCCGATCAGTCTGGAACCACGATGCTGAGATTGATTCAGTTTCTTCTTGGTAACCAGGCCGACCCGAACATCCAGGACAAGACGGGCCGCACGGCTCTGATGTACGCCTGCATGGAGCGGGCCGGAGCGGAGGTGGTGGCCGCTCTGATCGCAGCAGGCGCTGATCCCAGTATGGAGGATTACTCCGGAGCGTCGGCCCTCGTATACGCCATCAACGCACACGATCAGGACACGCTGACGGTGCTGCTGGACGCCTGCAGAGCCCGAGGACGggacattattattatagccACAGATCTCAGCTGCGACGGCAGCAGCGTGACGCGCCGCTATCTGAACGTTCCCCCGTCGCCCGACACCTCGCCCGTCTCCTGCATGTCGCCCTCCGACATCGAGCTGAAGACAAACTCTCCGAACTCTGACGGCGAAAACATCTTCAACTTTCGAGCAGGTGGTTCTCCGGTGCTTCCACGAAGCAAAAGCCGCCAGCGGTTGCACTCAGAGCCGTGGCTGGCCATCCAAAACCTCGCGCATCTCAGTCAGACCTACGAGAAGAGCCTAGAAGAAGCTGTGAAAGAGGAAAATGAGGAGGAGAATGAGGACAAACACTCACTTAGCAGATGTTTTCAATCAGAGAAAGCAGATTTGAAGCTCAGAGCTGCAGGAACACGGTGCAGGAACCCATCAGAGCGGCTGCAGAGCAGAAGAAGCACATTACCGGATCTCCTTCAGCCGCCGTCCCTCAAACTCACGCTCTCCGGCTCCGACACTCACTTACACCAGGAGGCGTCCAGGTTCCCTTCCATATACAGAACCAGTTCGTTGTTCCTGGCTCCTCCTGACAGGCTTCACGACTTCCATACGGGGAACAAGAAGTCGTCGAGAGAGCAGTTGAGATCTCAGGCTCACAGCAGCTTCTTGCCTCCTCTTCCCGTCGGCTCCGGTGTGAATGTTTCCGTGTTCAGAGAGCCGATCCCAGCTTCCCTCGCTCTCAGTCCGTCACGCCGTCACTCAGTTCAGCTCCAGACGGGAAGCTCAGAGGAGACGTTGTGA
- the LOC137003759 gene encoding zinc finger protein 665-like — translation MSASVDIHAQLASIIERFAKCALLEMSRAVEQEMTRRQMEVETLLVKLQFTESELRSARQNQPNLRSVGIQVNNSGQREVNLNFVKINKNHDGESQTETHTGDSSVQTFTLNEDGIKSIQIKEEHMEDGQWDSGPISPALCPLGPDVEDQDSFSTGTTGAAREGERSLHIRTSSDFMLTSKMKPSGMWNSPISEEYPANSGAQSLDASPLETGERFATGVSPNRRHDPIAHQYVDEPYRTAAANHALPSASEHRDANAERSSRCPQCGKTFTTRFYLKIHQRIHTGERPYTCPQCGKRFYCNSHLISHQRSHTGEKPYSCEECGKSYSHLNSLKLHQRSHTEEEAYATSNVLCNMRMNLIGCYRSSNMRPREALVLLFFIVMSCSECFESEMSSAGMIQTQISAIMTVLAKAAVAEISQLLEEEAAALHQEIRRRNEEIQGLKTRLMLTETELQRVTAESQRCSVGVQVEILMDTSVTAHSREPQAEKVIVKNLSEEKPHFSHAADVNSQQLKQEESVTPLKEPVEEELGGLEFEMKIEQVEELVDQTLNQVQAEQKREEQNNWDDGNSHLWSSGKAFDHPESLMESEQHSQNLTDPYVMMEDPMTASTQSGLLAPGVVLENESFGAADVEYGLNLQDSHRRSTRSDSTPFNRLPSSHSSSCLPKALTRRACAGGQTGPKPFRCEECGKGFTQSTRLKSHRRVHTGEKPFRCEECGKGFTQRTRLITHKLVRVHTGEKPFRCEECGKGFSERKRLTTHRLVHSVEKPFRCEECGKGFTQRTWLITHRRVHTGEKPFRCEECGKSFSERKRLLTHRLVHSGEKPFQCEECGKGFTERKRLLTHRVVHTGERPFRCPLCDKTFSRQDNCLRHMRLHSGQRR, via the exons AGGTAAACCTCAACTTcgtaaagataaataaaaatcatgacGGAGAATCACAGACGGAGACACACACGGGCGATTCTTCAGTGCAGACGTTCACGCTGAAC GAAGACGGAATCAAATCCATTCAGATCAAAGAGGAACACATGGAGGACGGACAGTGGGACAGCGGACCAA tttctcctgctctttgccCGTTGGGTCCAGATGTGGAAGACCAGGATAGTTTCAGCACGGGAACAACAGGAGCAGCTAGAGAGGGTGAGAGATCTCTTCATATCAGGACGA GTAGTGATTTTATGCTAACGAGTAAAATGAAGCCCAGTGGAATGTGGAATTCGCCTATTTCCGAAGAATATCCAGCGAACTCCGGAGCCCAGAGTTTGGACGCTTCTCCTCTGGAAACAGGTGAGCGATTCGCCACAGGTGTGTCTCCGAACCGACGGCACGATCCAATCGCGCATCAGTACGTGGACGAACCGTACAGAACTGCTGCCGCTAACCATGCGCTTCCGTCGGCGTCAGAACACAGAGACGCAAATGCAGAGAGAAGCTCTCgctgccctcagtgtggaaagaccTTCACCACACGCTTCTACCTGAAGATCCACCAAAGAATCCACACCGGAGAGAGACCGTACACCTGCCCTCAGTGCGGCAAACGCTTCTACTGCAACTCTCACCTGATTTCACACCAGCGCTCGCACACCGGAGAGAAACCGTACAGTTGTGAAGAATGCGGCAAGTCCTACTCTCATTTAAACTCACTGAAACTGCACCAGCGCAGCCACACTGAAGAGGAGGCGTATGC aacctcaaacgtgctgtgtaacatgagaatgaatctcattggttgttacagaagctcaaacatgc GACCCAGAGAAGCTCTTGTGTTGTTGTTCTTCATAGTAATGTCATGTTCAGAGTGTTTTGAGAGCGAGATGAGCTCCGCGGGGATGATCCAGACTCAGATCTCCGCGATCATGACCGTGCTGGCGAAGGCGGCGGTGGCGGAGATCAGTCAGCTGCTGGAGGAAGAGGCTGCTGCTCTTCATCAGGAGATCCGGAGGAGAAACGAGGAGATCCAGGGACTGAAGACTCGGCTGATGCTCACGGAGACTGAACTACAGAGAGTCACTGCAGAGTCACAGAGATGCTCCGTCGGCGTTCAGGTGGAGATCTTGATGGACACGA GTGTAACGGCTCATTCTCGGGAACCTCAGGCTGAGAAGGTCATTGTTAAGAACCTCTCAGAGGAGAAACCTCACTTTTCACATGCGGCAGACGTGAATTCACAGCAGCTGAAACAAGAAGAGTCCGTAACACCGCTGAAGGAACCTGTGGAAGAGGAGCTCGGCGGACTGGAGTTTGAGATGAAGATCGAACAGGTGGAAGAACTTGTGGATCAGACACTGAATCAAGTTCAGGCGGAGCAGAAGCGTGAAGAACAAAACAACTGGGATGACGGAAACTCTCATTTATGGTCTTCAGGGAAAGCATTTGACCATCCTGAAAGTCTTATGGAGTCGGAGCAACATTCTCAGAATTTAACAGATCCATATGTGATGATGGAGGATCCGATGACTGCGTCGACTCAGTCCGGTTTATTGGCTCCCGGTGTTGTTCTGGAGAACGAGAGCTTTGGTGCTGCAGACGTTGAGTACGGCTTGAATCTTCAGGATTCCCACAGACGCTCAACCAGATCTGACTCTACGCCTTTCAACAGACTTCCATCCTCACATTCAAGCTCGTGTTTGCCCAAAGCGCTCACACGGAGGGCGTGTGCAGGCGGGCAGACGGGCCCCAAACCCTTCCGATGTGAGGAGTGTGGCAAGGGCTTCACACAAAGTACCCGGCTCAAATCACACAGACGAGTGCACACGGGTGAAAAACCCTTCCGGTGTGAGGAGTGCGGCAAGGGATTCACACAGAGGACGCGGCTCATAACACACAAACTAGT ACGAGTGCACACGGGTGAAAAACCCTTCCGGTGTGAGGAGTGCGGCAAGGGATTCTCGGAGAGGAAGAGGCTGACAACTCACAGACTAGTGCACTCGGTTGAAAAACCCTTCCGGTGTGAGGAATGCGGCAAGGGATTCACGCAAAGAACGTGGCTCATAACACACAGACGAGTGCACACGGGTGAAAAACCCTTCCGGTGTGAGGAGTGCGGCAAAAGCTTCTCGGAGAGGAAGAGGCTGTTAACTCATAGACTAGTGCACTCCGGTGAAAAACCCTTCCAGTGTGAGGAGTGCGGCAAAGGCTTCACGGAGAGGAAGCGGCTGTTGACTCACAGAGTAGTGCACACGGGTGAAAGACCCTTCCGGTGCCCGCTGTGTGATAAGACCTTCTCCAGACAGGACAACTGTCTCAGACACATGCGCTTGCACAGCGGACAGAGAAGATGA